Proteins from a genomic interval of Corticium candelabrum chromosome 12 unlocalized genomic scaffold, ooCorCand1.1 SUPER_12_unloc_2, whole genome shotgun sequence:
- the LOC134197840 gene encoding uncharacterized protein LOC134197840 yields the protein MEGNVARAAWNEDWEEVRRLVEQGGNVNDVYNAFYRRTALHFAAMDGNSDICSLLLSRGANVSQTDKDGDTPLHAVAYTHLVDICQLLVDHKADVTSVNNKGQIPLHRAVDSYLYLGDSPAVCRPLITNESVNVADRLGNRPLHIAASNGNIRTVQLLVDCGADHLAWKRGHTRTSHLLLSNGADVNALDEDGQTPLHTAAGGWKDCPELCSILLKHNAKIDAVDKDGNQPLHLACEAALTSTVQHLLDCNADVLATNNFHQTSLHKAACSKRDCPEVCVMLIAKGAQVNATDGSGDTSLHVAFQKGNMKTVDVLVENDADCNVLNVCGETLLHLACKSRVECVELCDKLISHGVNPHIADREGNLPLHVALKYRVAKTFGWLFEHLGRPSLDDLEKVNIGKEDLVANLHHANEAGDTRTCHYILELIAKLDTSNRFSLSALNCRSRSGYLLLHTAIQKQDFTLCQYLIDHGASVNAEVVPLHTDLRRIYNAHPLHLAAELGDIDLCRLLIEHGANVDAEMKGGRTALHLAIVKQDNNVAQLLMSHGADLKKIVIGKESAVKRSEKRGNLKMASIIQAFETFPEEIVSQGETALRIYLSSCDEGSAVNVFLRVDVVGRDGAGKTSLTKSLTLQKFNRDEPSTRGVVFDPKCQIIVKEACDWTKPLTSADYTEIYEKNVVINMADTLDTPQVKDQYFKSKEGQPPKRQKRSRVASKSSKQDSNIQAVSVSFTDDIEVAKRQESQVDFVQQSPIPFPIMNAIESLTQDSDLQSFPVMSEDDVESSLYHGVDSSQMSSIHSPVINPMLSVATATNERSDDVSSLLLDTQQTISAVSESPQLAASDMQQSLQMPLNLSTLKDPNIFLPNTATEWQSPSGTNMQVVSACSTSHEQLERDSMDVDKSVEDERDSNSIVTSFGSHLSSSQQEQEQQPKKQRVKQRKRKAIESASSFQEIEFESIEMSDGSKCQNVSQPEIKKRTTQSVIRNTAELSSDNQDMQQQQQQQQQQQEGTKVNRKKQTKASSLQSEDTLPLNVDESSTENTTTLPQHIQERVAKSLRDPSSRQKAKKEIVLTVLDYAGQNVFYVTHHLIMSKAGFVYIVFNASLPMDGKTPCQFRSEDGKIIHIPLFDNETNFDRLEEWVSGVHIMEGDQSRRIMIFEKEGIRSPAMFLVGTHADELKEQPEMMEKQDAFIRKKLEGTVLAEHIIWASKDVMCFYVDNTVTDPDSGFVDPQVKLLRQKTEEVAHKVAQHHRLPIRWLKYEQKVREVKVSYPQKKTTTVDELLQLAMNATVIKSREELLVLLQYLSSRAVLMYHPMALKSGDDEEVVLDVEWFVSQLQKVITIYMEGDVPPMLWNDVKRSKEKGIMTMSLVRHLLSDAGSAQRLIVSLMRHYDLLCEYSVIEEENIGKANCQDFLNFEVESKGPLHSEEEQNMFERDACFIPCLLEHAVGLESDKMNDELKSLPLILSSAPIRIPQPLFYRILTLLCKRFCRLAVIYRNVGYFHIYPGH from the exons ATGGAAGGAAATGTCGCTAGAGCTGCGTGGAATGAAGACTGGGAGGAGGTTCGACGACTGGTGGAACAAGGAGGGAACGTGAATGATGTGTATAATGCATTTTACAGAAGAACAGCTCTACACTTTGCTGCCATGGATGGAAATTCAGATATTTGTTCGTTGTTGCTGTCACGAGGGGCGAacgtcagtcagacagacaaggatGGAGATACGCCGCTTCATGCCGTTGCTTATACTCATCTTGTCGATATCTGTCAACTGTTAGTTGATCACAAAGCAGACGTTACTTCTGTCAACAATAAAGGTCAAATTCCTCTTCACAGAGCTGTTGATAGTTACTTATACTTGGGTGACTCTCCCGCTGTGTGTCgtccactgataacaaatGAGAGTGTGAATGTAGCAGATCGTCTTGGTAACCGCCCtttacacatagcagctaGTAATGGGAACATTCGGACTGTCCAGCtgttagtggattgtggagcagat cacttggcatggaaacgaggtcatacaagaacaagtcatttgttactctctaatggagcagatgtaaatgcattggatgaagatggacaaacaccactacatacagcagctggtggatggaaagactgtcctgaattgtgttctattttactaaaacataatgccaagattgatgcagtggataaagatggaaaccaaccactacacttggcatgtgaGGCTGCTTTAACATCAACAGTTCAACATCTGTTGGATTGCAATGCTGATGTGCTTGCTACAAATAATTTTCATCAAACTTCTCTTCATAAGGCAGCTTGTAGCAAGAGAGATTGCCCTGAGGTTTGTGTGATGCTTATAGCAAAGGGAGCTCAAGTGAATGCTACAGATGGCAGTGGAGACACATCTCTACATGTTGCATTTCAGAAAGGAAATATGAAAACAGTTGATGTGTTAGTTGAAAATGATGCTGATTGCAATGTATTGAATGTGTGTGGTGAGACATTACTGCACTTGGCTTGTAAGAGTCGTGTTGaatgtgttgagttgtgtgatAAGTTGATATCACATGGAGTGAACCCTCATATAGCTGACAGAGAAGGAAACTTACCTTTACATGTTGCTTTGAAGTACAGAGTTGCTAAGACATTTGGCTGGCTGTTTGAACATTTAGGTAGGCCCTCATTAGATGACTTAGAAAAGGTGAATATTGGTAAAGAAGATCTTGTAGCCAATTTACATCATGCCAATGAAGCTGGTGACACTCGTACTTGTCATTACATTTTAGAACTAATTGCTAAGTTAGACACTTCAAATAGATTTAGTTTGAGTGCATTAAACTGCCGTTCCAGATCAGGTTACTTACTCCTTCACACAGCAATTCAAAAGCAGGACTTTACTTTGTGTCAGTATTTGATTGATCATGGAGCATCTGTAAATGCTGAGGTTGTACCTCTACACACTGATCTACGTCGTATATATAATGCACATCCTCTACATCTAGCAGCAGAGTTGGGGGACATTGATTTATGTCGTTTACTGATAGAACACGGTGCTAATGTTGATGCTGAGATGAAGGGAGGGAGAACTGCATTACATTTAGCCATAGTTAAACAGGATAACAATGTAGCACAACTTCTTATGTCACATGGAGCTGATTTGAAGAAAATTGTAATTGGAAAAGAATCTGCTGTGAAGAGATCAGAAAAACGAGGAAATCTCAAAATGGCATCAATCATTCAAGCTTTTG aAACATTTCCTGAAGAGATTGTGTCTCAAGGAGAGACAGCATTGCGTATCTATCTGTCAAGTTGTGATGAGGGATCAGCAGTGAATGTGTTTTTACGTGTTGATGTTGTCGGTCGTGATGGTGCCGGTAAGACGAGCTTAACAAAATCTCTCACTCTGCAGAAGTTCAATCGTGATGAGCCGAGCACAAGAGGAGTGGTGTTTGATCCAAAGTGTCAGATTATTGTGAAGGAAGCATGTGACTGGACCAAGCCTCTCACAAGTGCTGACTACACAGAAATATATGAGAAGAATGTTGTGATCAATATGGCAGATACACTCGACACACCACAAGTGAAAGATCAATATTTTAAGTCAAAAGAAGGTCAACCACCAAAGAGACAGAAACGCAGTCGTGTTGCAAGCAAATCATCAAAGCAAGACTCAAACATACAAGCAGTCTCTGTTTCCTTTACTGATGATATTGAGGTTGCAAAACGTCAGGAATCACAAGTTGATTTTGTGCAGCAGTCACCCATTCCTTTTCCTATTATGAATGCAATCGAATCTTTGACACAGGATTCAGATTTACAATCTTTCCCTGTTATGTCTGAGGATGACGTTGAATCTTCACTGTATCATGGGGTTGATTCATCCCAGATGTCATCCATACATTCTCCTGTTATCAATCCTATGTTGAGTGTTGCTACAGCTACTAATGAGAGGTCTGATGATGTCTCATCTTTGTTGTTGGATACACAGCAAACAATTTCGGCAGTTTCTGAATCTCCTCAGTTGGCTGCATCAGATATGCAGCAGTCACTGCAGATGCCATTAAATTTGTCAACGTTGAAAGACCCTAACATCTTTCTTCCCAACACAGCTACAGAATGGCAATCACCAAGTGGTACAAACATGCAAGTTGTCTCAGCATGTTCCACATCACATGAGCAGCTTGAAAGAGATTCAATGGATGTAGATAAGTCAGTTGAAGATGAACGAGACAGTAACTCTATTGTCACAAGTTTTGGTAGCCATTTATCAAGCAgtcaacaagaacaagaacagcaGCCTAAAAAACAAAGAGTAAAGCAACGAAAAAGAAAGGCAATTGAATCTGCATCTTCATTTCAAGAAATTGAATTTGAAAGCATTGAAATGAGTGATGGTTCTAAATGTCAAAACGTTTCGCAGCCCGAAATAAAAAAAAGGACGACGCAATCAGTCATAAGGAATACTGCTGAGCTGTCATCTGACAATCAAGacatgcagcaacaacagcagcagcagcagcagcagcaggaaGGAACAAAAGTCAATagaaagaagcaaacaaaagcTTCATCTTTACAATCTGAAGACACATTGCCTCTCAATGTTGATGAATCTTCAACTGAGAACACAACTACTCTACCTCAACACATTCAAGAAAGGGTTGCTAAGAGCTTGAGAGACCCAAGCTCTCGTCAGAAAGCTAAGAAAGAAATCGTGCTTACTGTGTTGGACTATGCTGGTCAGAATGTGTTCTATGTCACACATCATTTGATCATGTCAAAAGCTGGTTTTGTGTACATTGTGTTTAATGCTTCTCTACCAATGGACGGCAAGACTCCATGTCAGTTTCGCTCAGAAGATGGAAAAATTATCCACATTCCTTTGTTTGATAACGAAACAAACTTTGATCGATTGGAAGAATGGGTATCAGGTGTTCATATCATGGAAGGTGATCAGTCACGTCGTATCATGATATTTGAGAAAGAAGGAATCAGATCACCTGCCATGTTTCTAGTAGGGACACATGCTGATGAGCTAAAGGAGCAACCAGAGATGATGGAGAAACAGGATGCATTCATAAGGAAGAAACTGGAGGGCACAGTGCTGGCAGAGCATATCATCTGGGCATCTAAAGATGTAATGTGTTTCTATGTGGATAACACAGTGACAGATCCAGACAGTGGATTCGTAGATCCACAAGTGAAATTACTTCGTCAGAAGACAGAGGAGGTGGCTCACAAGGTGGCTCAACATCACAGATTGCCGATCAGATGGCTCAAGTATGAGCAGAAGGTACGAGAAGTGAAAGTCTCTTATCCacaaaagaagacgacaactgttgatgaatTACTGCAGCTTGCCATGAATGCTACTGTAATCAAAAGTCGAGAGGAGCTGTTGGTGTTGCTGCAGTATTTGAGTAGTCGTGCAGTGTTGATGTATCATCCCATGGCATTGAAGAGTGGAGATGATGAAGAAGTCGTGTTAGATGTGGAATGGTTTGTATCACAGCTGCAGAAAGTGATCACGATATACATGGAAGGTGATGTTCCTCCCATGTTATGGAATGATGTAAAACGCAGCAAAGAGAAAGGCATCATGACAATGTCTCTTGTGAGACATCTTTTATCAGATGCCGGTTCTGCTCAACGTCTCATTGTGTCACTGATGAGGCACTATGATTTGCTGTGTGAGTATTCTGTTATTGAAGAGGAAAATATAGGGAAAGCAAATTGCCAAGATTTCCTTAATTTTGAAGTAGAAAGCAAAGGTCCATTGCATAGTGAGGAAGAACAGAACATGTTTGAGAGAGACGCTTGCTTCATTCCTTGTCTCCTGGAGCATGCAGTTGGTCTTGAATCAGATAAGATGAATGACGAGCTGAAGTCATTGCCTCTTATCTTGTCATCTGCTCCCATCCGCATTCCTCAGCCATTATTCTACAGAATACTGACTCTTCTGTGTAAACGTTTTTGTCGCTTGGCAGTTATTTATCGCAATGTGGGCTACTTCCACATCTatcctggtcattga